The Mercurialis annua linkage group LG8, ddMerAnnu1.2, whole genome shotgun sequence genome window below encodes:
- the LOC126660806 gene encoding LOB domain-containing protein 12 → MGGTSPCASCKLLRRRCAKDCIFAPFFPSDDPHKFAIVHKVFGASNVSKMLQELPIQQRADAVSSLVYEANARVRDPVYGCVGAISYLQNQVSQLQMQLAVAQAEILCIQMQNEPAVVMPTQLHNIDESDHDHDKSAFLYHHQNNSLSHHHHHYLNFASSSNVIHDSLKRESIFGDIIS, encoded by the exons ATGGGTGGAACTTCTCCATGTGCTTCGTGTAAGTTACTTCGACGCCGGTGCGCTAAGGACTGTATTTTCGCTCCGTTTTTCCCGTCCGATGATCCTCACAAGTTTGCCATTGTTCATAAGGTTTTTGGTGCTAGCAATGTCAGCAAAATGTTGCag GAGCTACCGATACAGCAACGGGCGGACGCGGTGAGCAGTTTGGTGTATGAAGCAAATGCTAGGGTTAGAGATCCAGTTTATGGGTGTGTGGGAGCAATTTCTTACCTTCAAAATCAAGTTTCACAACTTCAAATGCAGCTAGCAGTGGCTCAGGCAGAGATCTTATGCATTCAGATGCAGAATGAGCCTGCTGTAGTTATGCCAACTCAGCTACACAATATTGATGAGTCAGATCATGATCATGACAAGTCAGCATTTCTCTATCATCATCAGAATAATAGTCTgtctcatcatcatcatcattaccTTAATTTTGCATCTTCTAGCAATGTAATTCATGACTCTCTTAAAAGAGAGAGCATTTTTGGTGATATTATTTCTTAA
- the LOC126660803 gene encoding cytosolic endo-beta-N-acetylglucosaminidase 1 isoform X1, which translates to MLFNFITSLLRAHINRKVLIFLHNFFTSIHKKIQSLCLFTPMSQPHQISPFDPQKPSKPISYPIKTLEELNSRAYFESFHYPFNKASVLLPFSAVELPHRPRLLVCHDLQGGYGDDKWVQGGFNGDAYGVWHWHLIDVFVYFSHALVNLPPPCWTNAAHKHGVKEMKIALIFVAECKVLGTFLTEWEEGRLVCNKLLETEESARMYAERLSELAIALGFDGWLINMEINLDVEQIPNLKEFVSHLTKIMHSSMPGSLVIWYDAVTVHGKLDWQDQLNENNKPFFDICDGIFVNYTWKKNYPAISAALASDRKFDVYTGIDIFGRNTYGGGQWNTKVALEVLKKESVSAAIFAPGWVYETNQPPDFRTAQNRWWELVEQSWGMMKNHLITLPFYSNFDQGYGNHISIEGNQVTEGPWNNLSCQGFQPFLEFIDGPTPEPIRVLVDVKEASYDGGGNITFRGFLDDDAHFTKKIFQGKLILGYQSLQLQYSVKSEGNSVLGLSFQFSSNNNEKTSLLIASSNINHISHKFTEVIIADQVKKPEIDPGWVIYEGSIAMNDRTLSEIHAVCYRLKPEHSKLRLESDTDLQEDPLVRTLAEYFSVLGHIVIKDLARNSCFFPSRSWLVEGQNIKFSFDSQESRLVSLNIIWKLKNGNDFAFPKYNIYVEELEKQVDEKSNKRVKGAFKYLGVAQVPMFYVSDLYTTAATYSLKFIVQACDLDGTCQKLDDSPNFRLDFEGQ; encoded by the exons ATGCTTTTCAATTTCATTACATCTCTACTACGCGCCCATATAAACCGTAAAGTTCTAATCTTTCTCCACAATTTCTTCACTTCAATTCACAAAAAGATTCAATCTTTATGTCTATTTACACCCATGTCTCAACCCCATCAAATTTCCCCATTTGATCCACAAAAGCCCTCAAAGCCAATCTCATACCCAATCAAAACTCTTGAAGAACTCAACTCTAGAGCTTACTTTGAATCTTTTCACTACCCATTTAATAAAGCTTCTGTTTTGCTTCCATTTTCAGCTGTTGAGTTGCCTCACAGGCCTAGGCTTCTGGTTTGCCATGATTTGCAGGGTGGCTATGGTGATGATAAATGGGTTCAAGGAGGGTTTAATGGTGATGCTTATGGTGTTTGGCATTGGCATTTGAttgatgtttttgtttatttttctcaTGCTTTGGTTAATTTGCCTCCTCCTTGTTGGACTAATGCAGCTCATAAACATGGTGTCAAG GAAATGAAAATAGCGTTAATCTTTGTGGCTGAATGTAAGGTGTTGGGGACTTTTCTCACAGAATGGGAGGAAGGGAGACTTGTTTGCAATAAACTGCTTGAAACAGAGGAGTCTGCTCGAATGTATGCTGAGCGACTGTCTGAACTCGCTATAGCTTTGGGATTTGATGGATGGCTG ATCAATATGGAGATTAATTTGGATGTAGAGCAAATTCCTAATTTGAAGGAATTTGTCAGTCATCTAACCAAGATTATGCATTCATCAATGCCTGGATCTTTAGTAATTTG GTATGATGCTGTTACGGTCCATGGAAAACTCGATTGGCAGGACCAACTAAATGAAAACAATAAGCCTTTCTTTGATATTTGTGATGGCATATTCGTAAACTATACATGGAAG AAAAACTATCCGGCTATTTCAGCTGCTCTTGCTAGTGACAGAAAGTTTGATGTCTACACAGGAATAGACATATTCGGGAGGAATACTTATGGCGGGGGACAATGGAAT ACAAAAGTTGCACTTGAGGTGCTAAAGAAAGAAAGTGTTTCTGCTGCAATATTTGCTCCTGGCTGGGTTTATGAGACTAATCAACCACCTGATTTTCGCACAGCTCAAAATCG TTGGTGGGAACTTGTTGAACAGTCATGGGGAATGATGAAGAATCATCTTATAACACTAccattttattcaaattttgatCAG gGTTATGGTAATCATATATCAATTGAGGGTAACCAAGTGACAGAAGGTCCTTGGAACAACTTATCTTGCCAAGGGTTTCAG CCTTTCCTCGAGTTCATTGATGGACCAACTCCTGAACCTATTCGAGTCCTTGTGGA TGTCAAAGAAGCATCTTATGATGGAGGTGGAAATATCACATTTCGAGGATTTCTCGATGATGATGCCCATTTCACTAAAAAGATCTTTCAGGGGAAGCTTATTTTGGGATATCAATCTCTCCAGCTTCAATATTCT GTAAAATCCGAGGGAAATTCAGTTCTGGGGCTTTCATTTCAGTTCTCGTCTAACAATAACGAGAAGACATCTTTACTGATTGCATCCTCGAATATTAACCATATATCTCATAAATTCACAGAAGTGATCATTGCAGATCAAGTAAAAAAACCAGAAATAGATCCAGGGTGGGTCATATATGAAGGTAGCATTGCAATGAATGATCGCACATTATCCGAGATTCATGCTGTATGCTACAGACTGAAGCCTGAGCATAGTAAATTAAGATTAGAATCCGATACAGATCTCCAAGAAGACCCATTAGTTAGGACACTGGCAGAGTATTTTTCCGTTCTTGGTCACATTGTAATTAAAGATCTCGCGAGGAACTCGTGCTTTTTTCCGTCCCGTTCATGGCTGGTTGAAGGTCAAAATATCAAGTTCAGTTTCGATTCTCAGGAATCAAGGCTTGTTAGCTTGAATATTATTTGGAAATTGAAAAATGGAAATGATTTCGCATTCCCAAAGTACAATATCTATGTAGAGGAACTGGAAAAACAAGTTGACGAAAAGTCGAACAAACGAGTAAAAGGCGCTTTTAAGTATCTTGGAGTTGCACAAGTTCCAATGTTTTATGTTTCTGATCTTTATACTACTGCTGCTACTTATAGTCTCAAATTCATTGTTCAAGCGTGTGATCTTGACGGGACTTGCCAAAAGCTAGACGATTCTCCAAATTTTCGACTCGATTTCGAAGGTCAGTAA
- the LOC126660803 gene encoding cytosolic endo-beta-N-acetylglucosaminidase 1 isoform X2 translates to MLFNFITSLLRAHINRKVLIFLHNFFTSIHKKIQSLCLFTPMSQPHQISPFDPQKPSKPISYPIKTLEELNSRAYFESFHYPFNKASVLLPFSAVELPHRPRLLVCHDLQGGYGDDKWVQGGFNGDAYGVWHWHLIDVFVYFSHALVNLPPPCWTNAAHKHGVKVLGTFLTEWEEGRLVCNKLLETEESARMYAERLSELAIALGFDGWLINMEINLDVEQIPNLKEFVSHLTKIMHSSMPGSLVIWYDAVTVHGKLDWQDQLNENNKPFFDICDGIFVNYTWKKNYPAISAALASDRKFDVYTGIDIFGRNTYGGGQWNTKVALEVLKKESVSAAIFAPGWVYETNQPPDFRTAQNRWWELVEQSWGMMKNHLITLPFYSNFDQGYGNHISIEGNQVTEGPWNNLSCQGFQPFLEFIDGPTPEPIRVLVDVKEASYDGGGNITFRGFLDDDAHFTKKIFQGKLILGYQSLQLQYSVKSEGNSVLGLSFQFSSNNNEKTSLLIASSNINHISHKFTEVIIADQVKKPEIDPGWVIYEGSIAMNDRTLSEIHAVCYRLKPEHSKLRLESDTDLQEDPLVRTLAEYFSVLGHIVIKDLARNSCFFPSRSWLVEGQNIKFSFDSQESRLVSLNIIWKLKNGNDFAFPKYNIYVEELEKQVDEKSNKRVKGAFKYLGVAQVPMFYVSDLYTTAATYSLKFIVQACDLDGTCQKLDDSPNFRLDFEGQ, encoded by the exons ATGCTTTTCAATTTCATTACATCTCTACTACGCGCCCATATAAACCGTAAAGTTCTAATCTTTCTCCACAATTTCTTCACTTCAATTCACAAAAAGATTCAATCTTTATGTCTATTTACACCCATGTCTCAACCCCATCAAATTTCCCCATTTGATCCACAAAAGCCCTCAAAGCCAATCTCATACCCAATCAAAACTCTTGAAGAACTCAACTCTAGAGCTTACTTTGAATCTTTTCACTACCCATTTAATAAAGCTTCTGTTTTGCTTCCATTTTCAGCTGTTGAGTTGCCTCACAGGCCTAGGCTTCTGGTTTGCCATGATTTGCAGGGTGGCTATGGTGATGATAAATGGGTTCAAGGAGGGTTTAATGGTGATGCTTATGGTGTTTGGCATTGGCATTTGAttgatgtttttgtttatttttctcaTGCTTTGGTTAATTTGCCTCCTCCTTGTTGGACTAATGCAGCTCATAAACATGGTGTCAAG GTGTTGGGGACTTTTCTCACAGAATGGGAGGAAGGGAGACTTGTTTGCAATAAACTGCTTGAAACAGAGGAGTCTGCTCGAATGTATGCTGAGCGACTGTCTGAACTCGCTATAGCTTTGGGATTTGATGGATGGCTG ATCAATATGGAGATTAATTTGGATGTAGAGCAAATTCCTAATTTGAAGGAATTTGTCAGTCATCTAACCAAGATTATGCATTCATCAATGCCTGGATCTTTAGTAATTTG GTATGATGCTGTTACGGTCCATGGAAAACTCGATTGGCAGGACCAACTAAATGAAAACAATAAGCCTTTCTTTGATATTTGTGATGGCATATTCGTAAACTATACATGGAAG AAAAACTATCCGGCTATTTCAGCTGCTCTTGCTAGTGACAGAAAGTTTGATGTCTACACAGGAATAGACATATTCGGGAGGAATACTTATGGCGGGGGACAATGGAAT ACAAAAGTTGCACTTGAGGTGCTAAAGAAAGAAAGTGTTTCTGCTGCAATATTTGCTCCTGGCTGGGTTTATGAGACTAATCAACCACCTGATTTTCGCACAGCTCAAAATCG TTGGTGGGAACTTGTTGAACAGTCATGGGGAATGATGAAGAATCATCTTATAACACTAccattttattcaaattttgatCAG gGTTATGGTAATCATATATCAATTGAGGGTAACCAAGTGACAGAAGGTCCTTGGAACAACTTATCTTGCCAAGGGTTTCAG CCTTTCCTCGAGTTCATTGATGGACCAACTCCTGAACCTATTCGAGTCCTTGTGGA TGTCAAAGAAGCATCTTATGATGGAGGTGGAAATATCACATTTCGAGGATTTCTCGATGATGATGCCCATTTCACTAAAAAGATCTTTCAGGGGAAGCTTATTTTGGGATATCAATCTCTCCAGCTTCAATATTCT GTAAAATCCGAGGGAAATTCAGTTCTGGGGCTTTCATTTCAGTTCTCGTCTAACAATAACGAGAAGACATCTTTACTGATTGCATCCTCGAATATTAACCATATATCTCATAAATTCACAGAAGTGATCATTGCAGATCAAGTAAAAAAACCAGAAATAGATCCAGGGTGGGTCATATATGAAGGTAGCATTGCAATGAATGATCGCACATTATCCGAGATTCATGCTGTATGCTACAGACTGAAGCCTGAGCATAGTAAATTAAGATTAGAATCCGATACAGATCTCCAAGAAGACCCATTAGTTAGGACACTGGCAGAGTATTTTTCCGTTCTTGGTCACATTGTAATTAAAGATCTCGCGAGGAACTCGTGCTTTTTTCCGTCCCGTTCATGGCTGGTTGAAGGTCAAAATATCAAGTTCAGTTTCGATTCTCAGGAATCAAGGCTTGTTAGCTTGAATATTATTTGGAAATTGAAAAATGGAAATGATTTCGCATTCCCAAAGTACAATATCTATGTAGAGGAACTGGAAAAACAAGTTGACGAAAAGTCGAACAAACGAGTAAAAGGCGCTTTTAAGTATCTTGGAGTTGCACAAGTTCCAATGTTTTATGTTTCTGATCTTTATACTACTGCTGCTACTTATAGTCTCAAATTCATTGTTCAAGCGTGTGATCTTGACGGGACTTGCCAAAAGCTAGACGATTCTCCAAATTTTCGACTCGATTTCGAAGGTCAGTAA
- the LOC126660752 gene encoding putative disease resistance protein RGA3, with protein MAEIILSYVVEQTLDRILALVSNEIELFRHVGDELDRLRNSLDEVRDILLLADQAKQAKLKLKSVNRWLHQLKDAAYDAEDVLEAVIYEDLRRKVESQNQATKVSHFNPLPKITRFTKKTIFRTKIAHKIRCVNELLDKIINASAFGLHVITRERSQIDFNRVTDSVPENPILGRDGDVSKIVNSLTGVCDEEVLAVIPIVGMGGLGKTTLAQSICEKVMGNLFDVKIWVCVSDNANDQKILGEMLQTLNGDRGGLTNKEAILQQLEKELERKRFLLILDDVWEDVSTWWDSLKTRLLRISRDKGNAIIVTTRSEEVASLVESSCELRHNLNLLTDDDCWSIIEERVKANGEMCISSDLEVIGKEIARKCGGVPLAAKVLGGTLGGLEREKEAWESINNSTVLDASDRKDNVKSILKLSFDHLPSYLKQCFAYCSIFPKDHLLEKEELIQLWMAEGFVQPCNTDVGNKYFNALLCNSFFQDVERNKYEKIIRCKMHDLVHDLAMSLSKLEVLTSDNFSSRDDLSCIRRFNLESQKALNSSAVHARKLRTVFLLKDMVLVESWWKLKNLRALNLRGAVIEELPSRIGDCKLLRYLDVSNTKIKALPESITTLYGLQTLRFLYCRSLTELPRDKMRNLVSLKNLQFSKDEQMPSGLGRLTCLESLPFFAVGSNLGGSIKELESLNELRGELTLNHLENVRDKEEAEKANLKKKQKITSLIFEWTCVENSSNEDVLEALEPHPNIERIEIRYYSGDKFPMWLLLMQVPCEGGSFTLFNNLVELRLNLCSKCEQIPSLGYLQSLKYLEIRWMEKITIIGNEFYGIDIGGGTSNGQRLFPALKSIELSCLYNLVEWRAPELGDSKAAVVFPCLEELSIERCSKLTNIPMQSLPLSLLKLKIEGCDQLSYLFDEIQSFTCLQSLTMFGCSKVTRLPSALQSFASLEELTISDCIGLTSIPDDMGRLNSLISLTIQNCKSLSNFSEKILGGLTGLKKLTVGNFSEKLEDGSYMNSIQNIASLEGLSIFGKNLKSLPHQIQWLASLNHFTIHDFDKLEALPEWLGNISSLQSLFIYKCSNLKSLPTAAAMKRLSKLRRVGIYNCSAYLMESCKKKSGSEWDKISHIPYFSFG; from the coding sequence ATGGCTGAGATTATTCTAAGTTACGTTGTGGAACAAACTCTTGATAGAATCCTGGCTCTTGTCTCCAACGAAATCGAGCTTTTCCGGCATGTCGGTGACGAGCTGGATCGCCTCAGAAACTCACTGGACGAAGTTCGTGACATACTGTTACTTGCTGATCAAGCCAAACAGGCGAAACTTAAACTCAAGAGTGTGAATCGTTGGCTGCATCAGCTCAAAGATGCTGCTTATGATGCTGAAGATGTTCTTGAAGCTGTAATCTATGAGGATCTTCGTCGAAAAGTAGAGAGCCAAAACCAAGCAACTAAGGTATCCCATTTTAATCCACTCCCCAAGATCACTCGTTTtactaaaaaaactatttttcgCACGAAAATAGCTCATAAAATCAGGTGTGTGAATGAGTTGTTGGATAAGATTATAAATGCCAGTGCCTTTGGACTTCATGTAATCACTAGAGAAAGATCACAAATCGACTTTAACCGAGTTACTGACTCTGTACCTGAAAATCCTATTCTTGGAAGGGATGGTGATGTGTCCAAAATTGTTAACTCGTTGACTGGCGTTTGTGATGAGGAAGTTCTTGCTGTCATTCCCATTGTGGGAATGGGCGGTCTTGGAAAGACTACGTTAGCTCAATCCATTTGCGAGAAGGTAATGGGGAATTTGTTTGATGTAAAGATTTGGGTGTGTGTTTCTGATAATGCTAACGACCAGAAAATTCTGGGGGAGATGCTGCAAACTCTTAATGGAGACAGGGGCGGGTTAACTAACAAAGAGGCAATACTTCAGCAGCTTGAAAAGGAATTGGAGAGGAAAAGATTTCTTCTCATTCTTGATGATGTGTGGGAGGATGTATCTACTTGGTGGGATAGTTTGAAGACGCGTTTGTTGAGAATCAGTCGCGATAAGGGAAATGCCATTATTGTAACCACTCGTAGTGAGGAAGTGGCGTCTTTGGTGGAGTCTTCTTGTGAGCTTAGGCATAATTTGAATTTGTTGACTGATGATGATTGCTGGTCTATTATTGAGGAAAGAGTGAAAGCGAATGGAGAAATGTGCATTTCTTCAGATTTGGAGGTGATTGGGAAGGAGATTGCAAGAAAATGTGGAGGAGTACCCTTAGCTGCAAAAGTTTTAGGGGGGACATTAGGTGGTCTTGAGAGGGAAAAAGAAGCTTGGGAGTCGATTAATAATAGCACTGTTTTGGATGCATCTGATCGTAAGGATAATGTGAAGTCAATACTAAAACTAAGTTTTGATCATTTACCTTCATATTTGAAACAATGCTTTGCATACTGTTCAATTTTTCCTAAAGATCATTTGCTTGAAAAAGAAGAATTAATTCAGCTTTGGATGGCTGAAGGTTTTGTTCAGCCATGTAATACAGATGTGGGCAACAAGTATTTTAATGCCTTACTCTGTAACTCTTTCTTTCAAGATGTGGAAAGGAATAAATACGAGAAAATAATACGCTGCAAGATGCATGATCTTGTGCACGATCTTGCAATGTCTCTTTCTAAGCTGGAAGTATTGACTTCAGATAACTTTTCATCGAGAGATGATTTGTCTTGCATTCGCCGTTTTAATTTAGAAAGTCAAAAGGCATTAAATTCAAGTGCGGTTCATGCTCGAAAATTACGCACCGTCTTCTTATTGAAGGATATGGTCCTTGTTGAGTCATGGTGGAAGTTGAAAAACTTGCGGGCTCTAAACTTGAGAGGCGCTGTGATTGAAGAGTTGCCATCTCGAATTGGCGATTGTAAGCTCTTGAGATATCTCGATGTCTCAAACACTAAAATTAAAGCGTTGCCTGAGTCTATCACCACTCTTTATGGTTTGCAAACTTTGAGATTCCTTTATTGTCGGTCACTAACGGAGCTTCCTAGAGATAAAATGAGGAATCTAGTGAGCTTGAAGAATCTTCAATTTTCCAAGGATGAGCAGATGCCGAGTGGATTGGGGAGGTTAACTTGCCTTGAAAGCTTGCCATTTTTTGCTGTGGGTAGTAATTTGGGAGGGAGCATTAAAGAACTAGAAAGCTTAAATGAACTAAGAGGGGAATTGACATTAAACCATCTCGAGAATGTTAGAGATAAGGAAGAAGCCGAGAAAGCAAATCtaaagaagaagcagaagataACATCGTTGATATTTGAATGGACTTGTGTAGAAAATAGCAGCAATGAAGACGTGTTGGAAGCACTGGAGCCTCATCCAAACATTGAGAGAATAGAGATCAGGTATTATTCGGGTGACAAATTTCCAATGTGGTTGTTATTGATGCAAGTTCCCTGTGAAGGTGGTAGTTTCACGCTATTTAATAACTTGGTGGAGCTGAGATTAAATTTGTGCAGTAAATGTGAACAAATCCCAAGCCTTGGTTATCTTCAAAGTCTTAAATATCTCGAGATAAGGTGGATGgagaaaataacaattatagGCAATGAATTTTATGGCATTGATATTGGTGGTGGCACAAGCAATGGGCAGAGACTGTTTCCTGCATTAAAAAGTATCGAGTTAAGTTGTTTATATAATCTAGTTGAATGGAGGGCACCGGAGCTAGGTGACAGTAAGGCAGCTGTTGTTTTTCCTTGCCTCGAAGAGTTGAGCATCGAACGTTGTTCAAAATTGACAAACATCCCAATGCAAAGTCTTCCTCTATCCCtcctaaaactgaaaattgaagGGTGTGATCAGTTGAGTTATTTATTTGACGAAATCCAATCATTCACTTGTCTTCAAAGTTTGACAATGTTTGGATGCAGTAAAGTAACTCGTCTTCCAAGCGCGCTGCAATCCTTCGCGTCATTGGAGGAACTGACTATCAGTGATTGTATTGGTCTGACATCTATCCCCGATGACATGGGGAGATTGAATTCTCTCATCTCTTTGACAATTCaaaattgtaaaagtttgaGTAATTTTTCTGAGAAGATTTTAGGCGGTCTCACCGGATTGAAGAAATTGACAGTTGGAAATTTCTCAGAGAAGTTGGAAGATGGCTCTTATATGAACTCAATCCAAAACATTGCTTCTCTTGAAGGATTATCAATATTTGGGAAAAATCTGAAGTCTCTGCCACATCAAATTCAATGGCTCGCTTCCCTCAACCATTTCACTATACATGATTTTGATAAATTGGAAGCTTTGCCAGAGTGGTTGGGCAATATTTCCTCTCTTCAGTccctttttatttataaatgttccAATCTGAAGAGTCTACCGACAGCAGCAGCAATGAAACGCCTCTCCAAATTGAGACGTGTTGGGATTTATAATTGTTCTGCATATCTTATGGAAAGTTGCAAGAAGAAGAGTGGCTCTGAGTGGGATAAGATTTCTCATATTCCCTACTTCAGCTTcggttaa
- the LOC126660281 gene encoding 40S ribosomal protein S5-like yields MAAAAAVAAPVAIPVNAEPTQPYTEVKLFNRWTFEDVSVNDISLSDYVGVQPAKHATYVPHTAGRYSAKRFRKAQCPIVERLTNSLMMHGRNNGKKLMAVRIIKHAMEIIHLLTDQNPIQVIVDAVVNSGPREDATRIGSAGVVRRQAVDISPLRRVNQAIYLLTTGAREAAFRNIKTIAECLADELINAAKGSSNSYAIKKKDEIERVAKANR; encoded by the exons ATGGCAGCAGCAGCAGCGGTGGCGGCGCCGGTTGCAATTCCGGTCAATGCTGAGCCTACTCAGCCGTATACGGAAGTCAAGCTCTTCAATCGCTGGACTTTCGAGGATGTTTCG GTCAATGATATTTCCTTGAGTGACTATGTTGGTGTGCAACCAGCCAAGCATGCCACTTATGTTCCCCACACTGCTGGAAGGTACTCCGCTAAGCGTTTCAGGAAGGCGCAGTGCCCAATTGTAGAGAGGCTTACAAACTCTCTTATGATGCACGGTAGAAACAATGGCAAAAAATTGATGGCTGTTAGAATTATTAAACATGCCATGGAAATCATCCACCTTTTGACTGATCAGAACCCTATTCAAGTCATTGTAGATGCTGTTGTTAACAG TGGACCACGAGAAGATGCTACCCGTATCGGCTCTGCCGGTGTTGTTAGGCGTCAAGCTGTTGATATTTCTCCTTTGAGACGCGTTAACCAGGCCATATATCTCCTTACAACTGGAGCTCGTGAAGCTGCATTTCGGAACATTAAGACTATTGCTGAATGTTTGGCTGATGAGCTTATCAATGCCGCCAAGGGCTCTTCCAACAG TTATGCTATCAAGAAAAAGGATGAGATTGAAAGAGTTGCCAAGGCTAACCGTTAA